One window of Magallana gigas chromosome 2, xbMagGiga1.1, whole genome shotgun sequence genomic DNA carries:
- the LOC105345556 gene encoding low-density lipoprotein receptor-related protein 4 translates to MKFEVLITVLHVVLFFDQIFEACTFEKGIIYGVRNPSSLSNLPKIPENGNGFNYLTYYLIGKIRSIATDPKRKVAFIASSLQIQAVHNYSLLKSDSYELSTEFYGKSDDTGQIAFDYLSNNLYWCDSRLNWVAMKPAYNGNASIYKVVVQDNLNRPEGLALDPVDGIMFFSDNHPNGRIRKASLNGENSTVIVFNGIVHVPSLAIDTEKNQLYWVDIVKDTAEVCDYDGYNRRVIVRSNMNPMSGIQFYKNVLHLVSEEKRLVRGIDAFSGVYSYNVNFNPGIPTALAIFDTENFPNLPDPCFSKHCGQICVNTPSGPTCLCYEGYDLTDDERSCKKRPLMYRKGILISTHNEFEFVNIASINNISTASQSFKDSTANITSFAVDAVKAKIYYIDKNSGVLKQIDMRTRQISVLTNMRSGKDLIIDWNQHLLGWINDGSSEILSFNLESGNTSSIYSEFEYAESLTINPEEGKLYWISGSPSLIMSGNWKGESPKSLVTSEELTFPRTLNYDVTSNRLYWSDGVLIKSCLSNGLDVQTHNLVIEAAYGFSYKDFYVWVLKEHLYFGLKDMKTHQTLLPIQENTTGVVIYDPYLQRNLTGTCQRFNGGCEGICVPQQEGCWCECDVGLQLQNDSRTCNSSVFESNFVLVTDSTHDRILQVSLDSGELNKIPINATGASGIAFDKSTQTVFFTSSKYRFSSKVMSVSLHGERKIKTYAAGFRYSESVALDHSTGNIYFAAVASPEPDSIRVLNQETLEQKTLLTGVQGPRSIALYSSKGFIFWTELGTQRIGRAHMDGTSIQYIVTVHAYWPNGVAIDFTAERLYWIEGYLDYIETSDLNGGDRKVIAVDSFSHMRSIFVNGDYVYYTGYKRQRVLKIHKTTGARVPFMENNPELGILSGLFVSMENDNTDVHSLCAENNGLCSTFCLPTPTGRTCGCPDNVEILPDQKTCKGVHVCPSLFSKLHLLNCPPYVGESCDFECNPGFKKVFNSSVRCSALGQWEPDIETLCIGKWISSLIIF, encoded by the exons ATGAAGTTTGAAGTCCTAATCACTGTTCTACATGTCGTATTGTTTTTTGACCAGATATTCGAAG CCTGTACGTTTGAGAAAGGTATCATTTATGGTGTTCGGAACCCATCTTCATTGTCAAATCTTCCAAAAATACCCGAAAATGGTAACGGATTTAACTACCTGACATATTACCTAATTGGAAAAATTAGAAGCATTGCGACTGATCCTAAAAGAAAAGTGGCCTTTATTGCTTCCTCTCTCCAAATCCAAGCTGTTCATAACTACAGTCTTCTCAAAAGCGACTCGTACGAGTTATCAACAGAGTTTTATGGAAAATCAGACGATACGGGGCAGATTGCATTTGATTACCTATCCAACAACTTGTATTGGTGTGACTCACGTTTGAACTGGGTTGCAATGAAGCCGGCATACAATGGAAATGCATCAATTTATAAGGTCGTCGTACAGGACAACTTGAACAGACCCGAAGGACTTGCATTGGATCCTGTTGAtgg AATTATGTTCTTTTCTGATAACCACCCTAATGGTCGCATCAGGAAAGCGTCGCTGAACGGAGAGAATTCAACGGTTATTGTGTTCAATGGCATAGTACACGTTCCATCCCTTGCTATTGACACAGAAAAAAACCAATTGTATTGGGTAGACATTGTAAAGGATACTGCCGAGGTCTGTGATTACGATGGTTATAACAGAAGAGTGATAGTAAGATCTAATATGAACCCTATGAGTGGAATTCAATTCTACAAG AATGTCCTACATTTAGTGAGCGAGGAGAAAAGACTTGTAAGAGGAATCGATGCTTTTTCTGGTGTATACagttataatgtaaattttaaccCAGGAATCCCGACTGCTCTAGCTATTTTTGACACAGAAAATTTTCCAAATCTCCCAG ATCCCTGCTTCTCAAAACACTGTGGACAAATCTGTGTGAACACTCCATCAGGTCCGACCTGTTTATGCTACGAAGGATACGACCTGACAGATGATGAAAGATCTTGCAAAA AAAGACCCCTGATGTACAGAAAAGGAATTTTAATTAGTACTCACAATGAGTTTGAATTTGTCAACATTGCCTCCATCAACAACATTTCCACAGCCTCACAAAGCTTTAAAGACTCAACAGCAAACATAACATCGTTTGCCGTTGATGCTGTCAAAGCAAAGATATACTATATTGACAAGAACAGCGGTGTGTTAAAACAAATAGACATGAGAACTCGGCAAATAAGTGTGTTGACAAACATGCGGAGCGGAAAAG ATTTGATTATAGACTGGAACCAACATTTGTTGGGCTGGATTAATGATGGTTCCAGCGAGATCCTCTCATTTAATCTTGAATCGGGAAATACGTCGTCTATATATTCAGAATTTGAGTATGCAGAGTCTTTAACAATTAATCCAGAAGAAGG gaaGTTGTATTGGATATCTGGATCGCCTTCTTTGATTATGAGCGGAAACTGGAAGGGCGAATCACCGAAATCGTTGGTGACCTCAGAAGAGTTGACCTTTCCGAGAACTTTAAACTATGATGTCACGAGCAATAG GTTATATTGGTCCGATGGTGTGTTAATAAAGAGTTGTTTGAGTAATGGATTGGATGTTCAAACACACAACTTAGTCATTGAGGCCGCCTATGGATTTTCATATAAG GATTTCTATGTATGGGTGTTAAAAGAACACCTATATTTTGGGCTGAAGGATATGAAGACACATCAAACTCTGTTACCTATCCAAGAAAATACAACTGGCGTGGTAATATATGATCCTTACTTACAGAGGAATTTAACAG GAACATGTCAGCGCTTTAATGGTGGGTGCGAGGGGATATGTGTTCCTCAACAAGAAGGTTGTTGGTGCGAGTGTGACGTGGGTCTTCAATTACAAAATGATTCACGAACGTGTAACAGCA GCGTCTTTGAAAGCAATTTTGTACTTGTGACCGATAGCACACACGACAGAATCCTTCAAGTTAGCCTTGACTCTGGGGAGCTAAACAAAATACCTATCAATGCAACTGGGGCCTCTGGAATAGCCTTTGACAAATCAACACAGACAGTCTTTTTCACATCCTCGAAATATCGATTTTCCTCAAAAGTGATGTCTGTGTCACTTCACGGAGAacgtaaaataaaaacatatgctgcag GGTTTCGATATTCGGAAAGTGTTGCTCTCGACCATTCAACAGGAAACATCTACTTTGCGGCAGTGGCATCACCGGAACCAGATTCCATTAGAGTTTTGAATCAAGAGACGTTAGAACAGAAAACATTGCTCACCGGTGTCCAGGGCCCAAGAAGTATCGCGCTTTATTCTTCAAAAGG GTTTATCTTTTGGACGGAACTAGGAACTCAACGTATTGGTAGAGCTCATATGGACGGAACATCGATCCAATATATTGTTACAGTTCATGCATATTGGCCCAACGGCGTAGCCATAGATTTTACAG CCGAAAGATTATATTGGATTGAAGGTTACCTTGACTACATAGAAACGTCCGATTTGAATGGTGGAGACCGGAAGGTTATAGCAGTCGACTCGTTTTCTCACATGAGGAGTATTTTTGTGAACGGGGACTATGTTTATTACACAGGTTACAAACGTCA GCGAGTATTGAAGATCCATAAAACTACAGGAGCTAGAGTACCATTCATGGAGAACAATCCAGAGCTCGGGATACTAAGTGGCTTATTTGTATCCATGGAAAACGATAATACGGACG ttCATTCACTCTGTGCGGAAAATAACGGATTATGCAGCACGTTTTGCCTTCCGACACCAACAGGAAGAACTTGTGGCTGTCCAGACAACGTAGAAATTCTACCTGACCAGAAAACCTGCAAAGGAG TTCACGTTTGTCCGTCCTTATTTTCCAAACTGCATCTCCTTAATTGTCCACCATATGTGGGTGAATCATGTGACTTTGAGTGTAATCCCGGATTCAAGAAAGTGTTTAACTCATCTGTAAGGTGCAGTGCACTTGGTCAGTGGGAACCAGACATAGAAACACTGTGTATAGGTAAATGGATTTCATcacttattattttttaa
- the LOC105345553 gene encoding uncharacterized protein, translated as MPLKSFLPFLYISVLFTYSPAFGFEHNVKPHCPPDKEVCEFDWVVDYVETMIYYEDGGAGHPIVVRNGSLYQRSSCNTYIPIDISKDSEKAIFADGSYKLIYGINGHYPGPSVVVYEGQQVVVNLKNNLLMEGLTIHWHGMVQWHTPWMDGVGTVSHCPINPGETFQYRFLADPPGTHWYHSHLGTERTDGLSGALIVLPKPEKLENLRDDLPELSGDFVMVVTDWKLDASIETKSEADWGLNPFSYGFNETKCYSITLDATGGAVGLFPFESALINGRGNHYLNKDNPEQPDIPELPTETFVVSRYGYYRFRVINTGMLFAFRISVDKHDIQIISVDGNDVVMTSAESVIVHGGERVDFIILASEDIGNYWVRAQSIEDTNSEGPVVQDTALAVLRYNGSRAVQPKTHRYECRPKDPCRVVNCPFGQYPDSYSITCVAASDLKSTSAQIKAHPVPVASSPAEFQEIFLNFHFSSTAKVPFTTAVNGHVFVPPTSPPQIYPKQENTTTSCESLNCTDHCRCTYIVKLEKDKTVQIVFLNMDDAPFGMPHPIHMHGHHFHVLKTGFPHYNSTTGEILDRNRDIKCSTKSCNGASWRNEDWNFGNVPGLNLENPPQKDTIAVPRNGYVVVRLKADNPGYWFMHCHIEIHQIAGMAVLLQEGDTSDMEPVPEGFPTCGSFQMSEKEFKQYLTPKGARKREKKQTRPSDVLVEEVDYHVVDYIPVVIDKPSDPSSSRESGTVSRKYLHSAYHHRHHVILIALLGLSLLLNLVFISFYLFKKFRRSSTLEKLSQKKATLMDNLIQGNLKHSESKQRLV; from the exons ATGCCCCTCAAATCCTTTCTCCCTTTTCTTTATATTTCCGTTCTCTTCACCTATTCCCCCGCCTTTGGCTTTGAACATAATGTCAAGCCTCACTGTCCCCCTGATAAGGAAGTCTGTGAGTTTGATTGGGTGGTTGATTATGTGGAAACGATGATCTATTACGAGGACGGGGGTGCTGGACATCCTATTGTTGTCCGGAACGGTTCCCTGTACCAACGATCCAGCTGCAACACTTATATTCCAATTGACATCAGTAAAG ATTCTGAAAAAGCAATATTCGCAGATGGGTCTTATAAACTAATTTATGGAATAAACGGACACTATCCTGGCCCTTCTGTTGTTGTTTATGAAGGTCAACAG GTGGTGGTGAATCTGAAGAACAACCTACTGATGGAGGGACTGACCATACACTGGCACGGCATGGTACAGTGGCACACACCCTGGATGGACGGGGTGGGAACCGTGTCCCACTGTCCAATAAACCCTGGGGAAACCTTCCAATACAG gtTTTTGGCCGACCCCCCGGGTACTCACTGGTACCACTCACACCTAGGCACGGAGCGTACAGACGGCTTGTCCGGGGCCCTAATTGTTCTTCCCAAACCAGAAAAATTGGAG AACTTAAGAGATGATTTGCCTGAATTATCCGGGGATTTTGTGATGGTTGTCACGGACTGGAAGCTAGATGCTTCCATCGAGACCAAAAGCGAGGCAGACTGGGGTCTTAATCC ATTCTCATACGGATTCAACGAAACTAAATGCTACTCGATCACGTTAGACGCAACGGGTGGAGCTGTTGGTCTCTTTCCATTTGAGTCTGCACTTATAAACGGAAGGG GCAATCACTACCTGAACAAAGACAACCCGGAACAACCGGATATACCCGAGCTTCCGACGGAAACATTCGTCGTCAGCCGCTACGGTTACTATAGATTTAGAGTCATCAATACCGGCATGCTGTTTGCCTTCCGAATTTCTGTTGATAAG CATGATATTCAAATCATCTCTGTCGACGGTAACGACGTCGTTATGACCAGCGCTGAATCCGTCATCGTACATGGTGGGGAGAGAGTAGATTTCATCATCTTGGCGTCAGAAGACATTGGCAACTACTGGGTGCGCGCGCAAAGCATAGAAGATACCAATAGCGAAGGg CCGGTAGTTCAAGATACGGCTCTGGCTGTGTTGAGGTATAATGGTTCCCGCGCAGTTCAACCAAAAACTCACAGGTACGAGTGTCGGCCCAAAGATCCCTGCAGAGTAGTCAACTGTCCTTTTGG CCAATATCCAGACAGCTACAGTATTACCTGCGTCGCCGCCTCGGACCTTAAATCTACCTCTGCGCAGATAAAGGCACATCCGGTTCCAGTGGCTTCGTCACCTGCGGAGTTCcaggaaatatttttgaatttccaCTTCTCAT CAACAGCGAAGGTTCCTTTTACCACTGCAGTGAACGGTCACGTCTTTGTTCCACCCACCTCACCACCTCAG atttatccaAAGCAAGAAAATACGACAACCTCCTGTGAGTCTTTAAACTGCACGGACCACTGCAGGTGCACGTACATTGTCAAACTGGAAAAAGATAAAACCGTGCAGATTGTGTTTCTGAACATGG ACGATGCTCCGTTCGGAATGCCTCATCCAATACACATGCACGGTCATCATTTCCACGTTCTCAAGACAGGATTCCCTCACTATAATTCTACGACAGGGGAAATACTAGATAGAAACAGAGACATTAAATGCAGCACTAAGAGTTGCAATGGCGCTTCCTGGAGAAATGAGGATTGGAACTTTGGAAATGTTCCCGGACTGAATCTGGAAAACCCCCCACAAAAGGACACGATAGCTGTTCCAAGAAACGGATACGTCGTCGTCCGACTGAAAGCTGACAATCCAG GATATTGGTTTATGCACTGCCACATTGAGATCCACCAAATAGCAGGCATGGCTGTGCTGCTACAGGAGGGGGACACCTCAGACATGGAACCTGTTCCAGAGGGTTTTCCCACCTGTGGGAGCTTCCAGATGTCAGAAAAGGAGTTCAAGCAGTATCTGACCCCAAAGGGTGCTCGGAAAAGGGAGAAAAAGCAGACGAGACCCAGCGACGTCCTGGTGGAAGAGGTGGATTATCATGTAGTGGATTACATACCTGTTGTTATAG ACAAACCATCTGACCCGTCTTCATCACGAGAGAGCGGGACCGTCTCCCGGAAGTACCTCCACTCGGCTTATCATCATAGACACCACGTGATTCTTATAGCCTTACTGGGTCTCTCACTCCTGTTGAACTTAGTTTTCATCAGCTTTTATCTCTTTAAAAAGTTTCGGCGATCATCTACATTGGAAAAACTTTCTCAGAAAAAGGCGACTTTAATGGACAATTTGATTCAGGGGAATTTGAAACACTCTGAGTCCAAACAACGCCTAGTTTGA